A stretch of Ipomoea triloba cultivar NCNSP0323 chromosome 13, ASM357664v1 DNA encodes these proteins:
- the LOC116001424 gene encoding ethylene-responsive transcription factor LEP produces MTTNKSKSSSSSSGKSRKSASGQQAEPSGCRYLGVRRRPWGRYAAEIRDPNTKERHWLGTFDTAEEAALAYDRAARSMRGKSRARTNFVYSDMPPGSSVTSIISPDEPQYAVYNNDFPHFPGGLFSAPAQNVEQHYQSGNGNHTGADQFLLFGADQSGGGADLLDIGGINGGCEFFQDYYCNGNDNGVDESNNAAAMAMAAELPPLPPDITTSCSGGYFGSGFGGEATSSGDNAAYTTVMDGAVSASAGWDYYGYGGGGSTEMAMQPQAPAELQMNYGSSESDGINMFTTNSYSFSTSNNYGGYWL; encoded by the coding sequence ATGACGACGAACAAGAGcaagtcttcttcttcttcttctggaaAGAGCAGAAAGAGCGCAAGCGGGCAGCAGGCGGAGCCGAGCGGATGCAGATATCTTGGCGTGAGGCGGCGGCCGTGGGGGCGGTACGCGGCGGAGATAAGGGACCCTAACACCAAAGAACGCCACTGGCTCGGCACGTTCGATACGGCTGAGGAGGCGGCGTTGGCCTACGATCGAGCCGCGCGATCCATGCGGGGGAAATCGAGAGCGAGGACTAATTTTGTCTACTCTGACATGCCTCCCGGCTCTTCCGTTACCTCTATTATCTCTCCCGATGAGCCGCAATATGCGGTGTATAATAACGACTTCCCGCATTTTCCGGGAGGTTTGTTTTCGGCTCCCGCGCAAAACGTGGAGCAGCATTATCAGTCCGGTAATGGAAACCACACTGGCGCCGATCAATTCCTGCTCTTCGGCGCCGATCAGAGCGGCGGCGGCGCCGATCTGCTGGATATCGGCGGTATAAACGGCGGCTGTGAGTTCTTTCAGGATTACTATTGTAACGGTAACGATAACGGCGTGGATGAGAGCAATAATGCCGCCGCCATGGCGATGGCGGCGGAGCTGCCTCCTCTGCCGCCGGATATCACCACCAGCTGCAGCGGCGGCTACTTCGGAAGCGGCTTCGGCGGCGAAGCTACAAGCAGCGGTGACAATGCAGCATACACCACCGTTATGGACGGCGCAGTTTCGGCCTCCGCCGGATGGGATTATTACGGATACGGCGGCGGCGGCTCAACGGAGATGGCGATGCAACCGCAAGCTCCCGCCGAGCTACAGATGAACTACGGTTCATCGGAATCCGATGGTATAAACATGTTCACGACCAATTCCTATAGTTTCTCAACATCGAACAACTATGGCGGCTATTGGCTCTAA